A genomic stretch from Planctomycetaceae bacterium includes:
- a CDS encoding NAD-dependent epimerase/dehydratase family protein — protein MTLKRIAITGSSGFYGRGVVQAIRRRFPEATILGLDITPPLTDEPDEFVQCDVLSEQLRQHLTAFGPDTVIHLAFVVNPMRDECRMHRINVEGTRNLLQAVSEIAPARLLVSSSATAYGGWPDNPLPMAESWQLRARTEYRYAEDKVLVEALLEDFAESHQEIAVSWTRPCIIYGPEISNYLTDFIKHGPIIVLPGGNNTEMQFVHLEDVSEATVTILEQNGQGPFNVAPGDWLTLRDLARLSNRVCVSVPLVVCRAFTNCWWALRLPLYRFPSGLWYFIRYRWVISPSRLESELKFEFRRSSLETARLLLADAGKLSSASQPTH, from the coding sequence ATGACCCTGAAGCGCATCGCTATCACTGGAAGTTCAGGATTCTACGGGCGCGGTGTGGTTCAGGCGATCCGAAGGCGATTTCCGGAGGCGACCATTCTGGGACTCGACATTACGCCGCCGCTTACGGATGAACCAGATGAGTTCGTCCAGTGCGACGTATTGAGCGAACAGCTTCGTCAGCACCTGACGGCGTTTGGTCCCGACACGGTGATCCACCTGGCCTTTGTCGTCAATCCCATGCGCGACGAGTGCCGAATGCATCGAATCAACGTAGAAGGTACGCGAAATCTGCTTCAGGCCGTTTCTGAAATCGCACCCGCGAGGCTGTTGGTTTCTTCCAGTGCAACTGCGTATGGAGGTTGGCCGGATAATCCCCTGCCAATGGCCGAGAGTTGGCAGTTGAGGGCTCGAACTGAATACCGTTATGCCGAAGACAAAGTCCTGGTGGAAGCGCTGCTGGAGGATTTTGCCGAATCTCACCAGGAAATTGCAGTCAGCTGGACACGCCCCTGCATCATTTACGGTCCTGAGATTTCCAACTATCTGACGGACTTCATCAAACATGGCCCGATTATTGTTCTGCCGGGCGGCAATAACACAGAAATGCAGTTCGTCCATCTCGAAGATGTTTCAGAAGCGACTGTCACGATTCTGGAACAGAATGGTCAGGGGCCGTTTAATGTCGCGCCAGGCGATTGGCTGACCCTGAGAGATCTGGCTCGCCTGAGCAATCGGGTTTGTGTTTCTGTCCCGTTGGTTGTTTGTCGTGCTTTTACGAATTGCTGGTGGGCTCTGCGACTGCCCCTGTATCGATTTCCCTCCGGCCTGTGGTATTTCATCAGGTATCGGTGGGTCATCTCACCTTCCAGGCTCGAATCAGAGCTGAAATTTGAATTCCGCAGGAGCAGTCTTGAAACAGCCCGGCTGCTGCTGGCCGATGCTGGCAAACTCTCTTCCGCATCGCAACCCACCCATTGA
- a CDS encoding L-serine ammonia-lyase, which produces MSPDISVLELFTIGIGPSSSHTVGPMRAARLFVQRLIEAGEIGSTDRIEVCLYASLAFTGKGHGTDKAVLLGLEGESPEEIDVDSIQSQLDRIRTTHKLQLTPERSITFIEDRDLIFRRKESLPAHPNGLRFTAFNPDNTILLTKTYYSIGGGFVVGEKSAESDQLTRSQVDRPFPYRSGADLLRLAADNDLSISEMTLRNEACWRPEEQTREGLIKVWKAMQSCVERGCREEGILPGGLKIERRAATLFRKLSAGSPAAITDPLIPLDWVSLWALAVNEENAAGGRVVTAPTNGAAGIIPAVLHYYVQFHNASHEDRIVRFLLTAGAIGTLYKLNASISGAEVGCQGEVGVACSMAAAALCEGLGGTAAQVENAAEIGMEHNLGLTCDPIGGLVQVPCIERNAMGAVKAINAARLALGGNGKHYVSLDRVICTMRRTGADMSSNYQETSRGGLAVNVTEC; this is translated from the coding sequence ATGTCGCCGGATATCAGCGTACTCGAGCTCTTCACGATCGGTATCGGGCCGAGCTCCTCGCATACTGTCGGGCCGATGCGTGCTGCCAGACTTTTCGTTCAGCGACTCATAGAAGCGGGCGAAATCGGGAGCACAGATCGCATCGAAGTTTGTCTGTACGCGTCCCTGGCGTTTACCGGCAAAGGACACGGCACGGACAAAGCAGTGCTACTGGGACTCGAAGGCGAAAGTCCGGAAGAAATCGACGTCGACAGCATTCAAAGTCAACTCGATCGAATCCGTACAACCCACAAGTTGCAGCTGACTCCGGAGCGAAGTATCACTTTTATCGAAGATCGTGACCTGATCTTCCGTCGCAAAGAATCGCTTCCTGCCCATCCGAATGGATTACGATTTACCGCATTCAATCCTGACAACACGATACTCCTGACAAAGACATACTACAGCATCGGTGGTGGCTTCGTTGTTGGAGAGAAATCGGCCGAATCAGACCAACTCACAAGATCTCAGGTAGATCGACCATTCCCCTACCGATCCGGTGCTGATCTCCTGAGACTTGCGGCAGACAACGACCTGAGTATCAGCGAAATGACGCTCCGAAACGAAGCTTGCTGGCGTCCGGAGGAACAGACTCGGGAAGGGCTGATAAAGGTCTGGAAGGCCATGCAAAGTTGTGTTGAGCGTGGTTGTCGCGAAGAAGGCATTCTGCCCGGTGGGCTTAAGATCGAACGACGAGCCGCAACGCTGTTTCGAAAGTTGAGCGCGGGTAGTCCGGCTGCGATTACAGATCCGCTGATTCCACTCGATTGGGTCAGCCTTTGGGCACTGGCGGTCAATGAGGAGAACGCAGCGGGCGGCCGAGTTGTCACCGCACCAACCAACGGCGCTGCAGGCATCATTCCAGCAGTCCTTCACTATTACGTTCAGTTCCACAATGCCAGCCACGAAGATCGTATCGTTCGCTTCCTTCTGACGGCAGGAGCGATTGGCACACTCTACAAATTGAACGCATCAATCTCCGGTGCAGAAGTCGGTTGCCAGGGTGAAGTGGGCGTCGCCTGCTCAATGGCCGCTGCTGCACTTTGCGAAGGACTTGGTGGCACCGCGGCCCAAGTTGAGAACGCCGCTGAAATCGGGATGGAACATAATCTTGGCCTGACCTGCGATCCCATCGGCGGTCTCGTTCAGGTACCTTGTATCGAACGCAACGCCATGGGGGCGGTGAAGGCAATCAATGCCGCTCGCCTCGCACTGGGTGGAAACGGCAAGCATTATGTATCACTTGACCGAGTCATCTGCACCATGCGCCGAACGGGGGCGGACATGAGCTCAAACTACCAGGAAACGTCTCGCGGTGGACTGGCGGTCAATGTCACGGAATGCTGA
- a CDS encoding DUF533 domain-containing protein: protein MDAIDIFGGLLRKRSGSSGLGGQILKNILTGSRSSAPAPGSQTIPQRPAGAPVIRDAPTPTSTHRTPRDEQLDHFEDMLRQAHGRGEQQNRSGQRDPAPGTSRYGEAEQSSRLSDKSELIVRAMINAAKADGRIDQAEQDAIVRQLGNPTQADIEFLRREFAAPLDIREFVWSIPLGMENEIYAISLMAVNLDSSAEERYLIDLAHGLRILPAVRDQIHQRFGVTSLP, encoded by the coding sequence ATGGATGCCATTGATATTTTCGGGGGACTACTCAGAAAACGGTCTGGTTCTTCTGGCCTCGGAGGTCAGATTCTGAAGAACATTCTCACGGGCAGCCGGTCTTCAGCGCCAGCACCCGGAAGTCAAACGATTCCCCAGCGTCCCGCAGGCGCGCCTGTGATACGCGATGCCCCAACGCCGACTTCCACACACCGAACACCCCGGGATGAACAGCTGGATCACTTCGAAGATATGCTGCGACAGGCACACGGTCGCGGTGAACAGCAGAATCGCTCGGGACAGCGAGACCCGGCCCCCGGCACTTCTCGCTATGGCGAAGCAGAACAGTCGAGTCGATTGAGTGACAAGTCCGAATTGATCGTGCGTGCAATGATCAACGCAGCAAAAGCAGATGGCAGAATTGATCAGGCAGAGCAGGACGCAATTGTGAGACAACTGGGCAATCCAACTCAGGCCGATATCGAGTTCCTTCGCAGAGAGTTTGCTGCACCTCTGGATATCAGGGAATTCGTCTGGTCAATTCCTCTGGGAATGGAGAACGAGATCTACGCCATCTCTCTGATGGCAGTCAACCTCGATTCCAGTGCAGAAGAAAGATACCTCATTGACCTGGCCCACGGGCTGAGAATTCTGCCAGCTGTTCGAGATCAGATTCACCAACGATTTGGCGTGACATCTCTGCCCTGA
- a CDS encoding aldolase/citrate lyase family protein gives MTQSSFRSRLLNKECLIGTMVTLPTASTAEILADAGFDWLFIDAEHGPLEISSILSILQSVGHRIPCLIRIASCDEIAIKKVLDLGATGIIVPQTNSLAQVKDSVRFAKYPPEGSRGVGLARAHGYGFRFNEYIESANRETVVVVQAEHKSAVECIEETVRVPGIDGVLLGPYDLSASMDRMGQINHPDVVAAIDRVTDACRSSGVPLGYFGVTAEAVSPYIEKGYSLIVAGVDVLFLGQSARKMAAQLKQ, from the coding sequence ATGACTCAAAGTTCTTTCCGCAGTCGGCTGTTGAACAAAGAATGCCTTATCGGGACGATGGTCACCCTGCCCACGGCATCCACTGCCGAGATTCTTGCCGACGCTGGATTTGACTGGTTGTTCATTGACGCAGAACACGGCCCTCTGGAGATTTCCAGTATCCTGAGCATTCTTCAGTCCGTTGGTCATCGGATTCCCTGTCTCATCCGTATTGCTTCATGCGATGAAATCGCCATCAAGAAAGTCCTCGACCTGGGAGCAACCGGAATTATTGTTCCGCAAACGAATTCACTGGCACAGGTGAAAGACTCAGTCCGCTTCGCCAAATATCCTCCGGAAGGCTCACGCGGAGTAGGCCTTGCCAGAGCACATGGATACGGATTTCGTTTCAACGAATACATCGAATCAGCAAATCGCGAAACCGTCGTCGTGGTTCAGGCAGAACACAAGAGTGCCGTCGAATGTATTGAAGAGACTGTCCGGGTCCCTGGTATAGACGGCGTTCTGCTGGGACCATACGATCTGTCCGCCAGCATGGACAGAATGGGACAAATCAACCACCCCGATGTCGTGGCGGCGATCGATCGTGTAACGGATGCTTGCCGATCGTCGGGTGTTCCGTTGGGCTACTTCGGGGTCACAGCGGAAGCTGTTTCTCCCTACATTGAAAAAGGCTATTCACTGATCGTGGCAGGCGTTGATGTTCTCTTTCTGGGACAAAGCGCCCGGAAAATGGCTGCCCAGCTTAAACAATGA
- a CDS encoding DUF4404 family protein: MNHDEMLIALSRIREELQNSPDLTDDTRVQLQALTADIELALANGSAPEDAATIKDRLQEAVVDFEVHHPIIGGLLERITDGLANLGI; this comes from the coding sequence ATGAACCATGATGAAATGTTGATCGCACTTTCAAGGATCCGCGAGGAGTTGCAGAATTCTCCGGATCTTACTGACGATACGCGTGTGCAGTTGCAGGCGTTGACCGCCGACATCGAGCTTGCACTCGCGAATGGCAGCGCACCGGAAGATGCCGCCACGATTAAGGACAGGCTTCAGGAGGCGGTCGTTGATTTTGAAGTGCACCATCCCATCATTGGAGGTTTGCTGGAACGCATCACTGATGGACTGGCAAACCTGGGGATTTAG
- a CDS encoding exodeoxyribonuclease III, whose amino-acid sequence MRITTWNVNGLRAAIKKGFMQHLDVICPDILLLQEIRCHPEQLPKEFQDPEGWCVHWHPAQRPGYSGTAIWSRTPVDDVVRGIEGNADEEGRVIAGSVKGVRLASIYLPSGSSGDARQKIKEDWLGFFGEWGEAQVDSAPLILGGDFNIAHTERDIFHAKSNQKTSGFLPHERQWFSDFLDCGWDDLVRRHFGNVNGPYSWWSNRGKARELDRGWRIDYLLANRNASTMFRSASIHRDGGLEVSDHAPVTIEIDETMLRRD is encoded by the coding sequence ATGCGAATTACAACATGGAACGTTAACGGCCTCAGAGCCGCCATCAAAAAAGGATTCATGCAACATCTTGATGTGATCTGCCCTGACATTCTCTTGCTGCAGGAGATCCGATGTCATCCGGAGCAACTACCGAAAGAATTCCAGGACCCTGAAGGATGGTGCGTCCATTGGCACCCGGCTCAGCGCCCAGGGTACTCCGGAACCGCGATCTGGTCCAGGACACCCGTGGACGACGTCGTGCGTGGCATCGAGGGCAATGCCGACGAGGAGGGGAGGGTGATTGCTGGCAGCGTAAAGGGAGTCCGACTTGCCAGTATCTATCTTCCGTCTGGTTCCTCCGGAGACGCTCGGCAAAAGATCAAGGAGGACTGGCTGGGCTTTTTTGGTGAATGGGGTGAAGCTCAGGTCGATTCTGCTCCGCTGATTCTTGGTGGCGATTTCAATATTGCCCACACAGAACGGGACATTTTTCACGCCAAATCGAACCAGAAAACATCTGGTTTTCTGCCGCACGAAAGACAATGGTTCAGCGACTTTCTTGATTGCGGCTGGGATGATTTGGTCCGACGCCACTTCGGCAATGTGAACGGTCCTTATTCCTGGTGGTCAAACCGGGGAAAAGCAAGAGAACTGGACCGCGGATGGCGAATTGATTACCTGCTGGCGAATCGTAATGCATCCACGATGTTTCGGTCGGCGTCGATTCACCGCGACGGAGGACTCGAAGTAAGCGATCATGCCCCGGTGACAATTGAAATTGACGAAACCATGCTCCGAAGAGACTAA
- a CDS encoding purine-nucleoside phosphorylase has protein sequence MLELFEQIESSRKWIQERWPHSAKAGLILGTGLGDLARKIEVEATLPYEDIPHFPKSTAPTHAGQLICGRLEGIPLVVMEGRIHYYEGYSLQQVTFPVRVMKAMGADTLVVTNAVGGMNPQYELADIVILEDHINLIPDNPLRGINDDRLGCRFPDMSQPYHKGIVQAAKRIALQLAIPAHSGVLVAVPGPNLETRAEYRMLRAIGADVVGMSTVPEVIVAAHASMRAVAFSIVTDMCLPDALEPADISKIIAVAGEGGERLEKLLLQLFRSDEFKAST, from the coding sequence ATGCTCGAACTGTTTGAACAGATTGAATCATCCCGGAAATGGATTCAGGAACGCTGGCCGCATAGTGCAAAGGCCGGACTAATACTCGGAACCGGCCTTGGCGATCTGGCCCGAAAAATCGAGGTCGAGGCCACGCTTCCCTACGAGGACATTCCACACTTTCCAAAATCAACCGCTCCAACTCACGCCGGACAGCTTATCTGTGGCAGGTTGGAAGGAATTCCTTTAGTCGTCATGGAAGGAAGAATTCACTACTACGAGGGCTACTCACTGCAACAGGTGACATTTCCTGTTCGCGTCATGAAGGCAATGGGGGCAGATACGCTCGTTGTCACGAATGCTGTTGGAGGCATGAACCCGCAGTATGAACTGGCTGACATCGTAATTCTGGAAGACCACATCAATCTGATCCCGGATAATCCACTGCGTGGAATTAACGATGATCGACTTGGTTGTCGCTTTCCGGACATGAGCCAGCCATATCACAAAGGAATTGTTCAGGCCGCAAAACGAATCGCCCTTCAACTCGCAATCCCGGCCCACTCAGGCGTTCTGGTCGCCGTGCCGGGGCCCAATCTTGAAACCAGGGCCGAATACCGCATGCTCAGAGCAATCGGGGCTGATGTGGTCGGTATGTCGACAGTGCCCGAAGTTATCGTTGCAGCCCATGCTTCAATGCGAGCCGTCGCTTTTTCGATCGTAACAGATATGTGCCTTCCGGACGCTCTGGAACCAGCCGACATCAGCAAGATTATTGCCGTTGCAGGTGAAGGAGGAGAGCGACTCGAGAAACTGCTTCTTCAGCTGTTCCGGTCAGATGAGTTCAAAGCTTCAACTTAA
- a CDS encoding prephenate dehydrogenase/arogenate dehydrogenase family protein has product MITAKRLEFESSVVVIGVGLIGGSIAAAIRQRFPTCRIMGIGRSRDRLVAAQAAGLIDHFDVRIAAESFPSGSLSVVCLPVDRIAASVREILCLADDQSVVTDAGSVKQLIYDQLHEVPAAFDRFVGSHPIAGAEQSGFEHAQPNLFDDRMCVVTPESGPDKVVERVCRFWRMLGCNVAKMSATVHDQILAHTSHLPHLLAAVSASAVTAEELKYTGTGFRDTTRVAAGSSELWTTILLGNRGSVLDSIRTASKILIEFENAIEKNDSDALRTLLSDAAKLRQMLHETK; this is encoded by the coding sequence ATGATTACAGCAAAGCGACTCGAATTTGAATCCAGCGTCGTCGTCATAGGTGTTGGCCTGATTGGCGGTTCAATTGCCGCCGCTATTCGGCAGCGATTCCCGACTTGCAGGATCATGGGTATTGGACGAAGTCGTGATCGATTAGTCGCAGCTCAGGCGGCTGGGCTGATTGATCATTTTGATGTCCGTATCGCCGCCGAATCATTTCCGTCCGGCAGCCTGTCAGTGGTTTGTTTACCGGTAGACCGTATCGCTGCTTCGGTACGAGAGATTCTGTGTCTTGCTGACGACCAGTCAGTGGTCACCGATGCCGGGAGTGTCAAACAGCTGATCTATGATCAGTTGCATGAAGTCCCCGCAGCATTCGACAGATTCGTGGGATCGCATCCAATTGCCGGCGCAGAACAATCGGGTTTTGAGCATGCCCAGCCCAACTTATTCGACGATCGCATGTGCGTTGTGACTCCGGAATCAGGCCCCGATAAGGTCGTCGAACGAGTCTGTCGGTTCTGGAGAATGCTCGGTTGTAACGTGGCGAAAATGTCCGCAACCGTACACGATCAGATACTGGCACACACCAGTCATCTGCCGCATTTGCTGGCGGCAGTCAGCGCTTCGGCGGTGACAGCCGAAGAACTGAAATACACGGGGACTGGCTTCAGGGACACGACAAGAGTTGCTGCAGGATCATCTGAACTCTGGACAACCATACTTCTCGGAAATCGCGGCAGCGTTCTGGACTCGATCAGAACAGCATCGAAAATCCTGATTGAATTTGAAAATGCCATCGAAAAGAACGATTCGGATGCGCTGCGCACGTTGCTGTCAGACGCAGCAAAGCTCCGTCAGATGCTGCATGAGACAAAATAA
- a CDS encoding DUF1501 domain-containing protein produces the protein MESLIRFLRITATYLQMKAPKMITRRNLLSMLAGMGLSLRLPAMSARAAAARRTERPKSIITLWMGGGMSQLETWDPHPGTKSGGEVTAISTTAKDILISNLLPRVAEQMHLATLIRSLTSKEGDHERGTKFVKTGYRPEPTLKYPSLGAIAALELQDPSIEIPQHIALCADQPFSHGGYLGNQWDAFRVFNPGQGINNLENLVSNERSAKRMKGLEVVSQSFGNKHRFGLPGTLHQETMEKALTMMSSEQLKAFRLDEESESVKASYGDTRFGRGCLVARRLVEVGVRAVEVTLSGFDTHASNHEGHVTQCEILDPALATLLRELSDRDLLESTIVLCISEFGRTPSINPAGGRDHWPNWFSCLVAGGGFRQGTLVGSTPAEIPTSKDASPTEAITIPTLYATIMRVMGIDFSKEVLTPIGRPIRFSDAEPADWLLS, from the coding sequence ATGGAATCACTAATCCGCTTCCTGCGGATCACTGCAACATATCTCCAGATGAAAGCGCCGAAAATGATTACCCGTCGCAACCTGCTTTCGATGCTCGCCGGCATGGGTCTCAGCCTCAGACTGCCAGCGATGTCCGCGCGTGCTGCGGCCGCTCGCCGCACGGAGCGACCTAAATCCATCATTACACTCTGGATGGGCGGCGGCATGAGCCAGCTGGAAACATGGGATCCGCACCCTGGCACAAAAAGCGGGGGCGAGGTAACTGCAATCAGCACAACAGCGAAGGACATTCTGATTAGCAACCTCCTTCCCCGGGTGGCCGAACAGATGCACCTTGCGACGCTGATTCGATCCCTGACCAGCAAAGAAGGAGACCACGAACGAGGTACGAAGTTCGTCAAGACGGGTTACCGCCCGGAACCAACGCTCAAGTATCCCTCACTTGGTGCAATCGCTGCCCTCGAACTGCAGGACCCCTCCATTGAAATCCCGCAGCACATCGCCCTTTGTGCCGATCAGCCGTTTTCTCACGGGGGCTATCTGGGGAATCAATGGGATGCTTTTCGAGTTTTCAATCCGGGGCAGGGGATCAACAACCTGGAGAACCTGGTGTCGAACGAACGGAGTGCCAAAAGGATGAAAGGGCTGGAGGTCGTCAGTCAATCCTTCGGAAACAAACATCGGTTTGGCCTGCCCGGCACGCTACACCAGGAGACCATGGAAAAGGCCCTGACCATGATGTCTTCGGAACAATTAAAGGCATTCCGACTGGATGAAGAATCGGAAAGCGTCAAGGCTTCATACGGCGACACACGATTTGGTCGAGGGTGCCTTGTCGCACGCAGACTGGTGGAAGTAGGGGTCCGTGCCGTCGAAGTCACTCTTTCGGGATTCGATACTCATGCATCGAATCACGAAGGTCATGTCACGCAATGTGAAATACTCGACCCGGCACTAGCCACTCTTTTAAGAGAACTCTCGGATCGAGATTTACTGGAGTCAACAATCGTCCTCTGCATCAGTGAATTCGGCCGGACGCCTTCGATCAATCCGGCAGGCGGACGAGATCACTGGCCAAACTGGTTTTCGTGTCTGGTCGCCGGTGGTGGATTTCGTCAGGGCACACTGGTTGGTTCAACCCCGGCAGAGATTCCGACCTCAAAAGACGCATCTCCGACAGAAGCGATCACGATTCCCACTCTCTATGCGACGATCATGCGCGTCATGGGCATCGATTTTTCAAAAGAAGTTCTGACTCCCATAGGCCGGCCCATCAGATTCTCAGATGCTGAACCGGCCGACTGGTTGTTGTCATGA